In a single window of the Streptomyces sp. NBC_01471 genome:
- a CDS encoding bifunctional DNA primase/polymerase, with the protein MARQRETSGSQPVGATSPYDVACWCAANGWPVHPLAAGRKTPAGNCPPCREVPHSPVDCACIAAGRWCHSFHAATTNPALLAAWWGKNPTLGVGVSCGPAGLVVLDIDAHSAEVPHRDQLLPGIPIHESVNLAGLASGFDTLALLAALRGRRNPADDDTTLRVQTPSGGLHVWYRTPPNGPGYRSSVGSSPKVALAWQVDVRSTGGYIVTPATRTPAGTYTPLGPARLPAVLPDWLAAELQRTGHTVRTEPVHVPMPRPGSTRAAGRQRANRLLEPLLAQVEACAAAPEGTAFTEKLNRAAYTAGGLVASGHLTETQARDLLITAADAARPNRSRHSLTVIASALSAGAARPLHLKGRP; encoded by the coding sequence GTGGCGCGTCAACGAGAGACCAGTGGTTCCCAGCCGGTTGGAGCCACGAGTCCCTACGACGTTGCCTGCTGGTGCGCCGCAAACGGCTGGCCCGTCCACCCCCTGGCCGCCGGCCGTAAAACTCCCGCAGGCAACTGCCCGCCGTGCCGGGAGGTGCCCCACAGCCCCGTGGACTGCGCCTGCATCGCCGCGGGGAGGTGGTGCCACAGCTTCCACGCGGCCACCACGAACCCGGCTCTCCTGGCCGCCTGGTGGGGCAAGAACCCCACCCTCGGCGTCGGTGTCTCCTGCGGCCCGGCCGGCCTTGTCGTTCTCGACATCGACGCGCACAGCGCTGAAGTCCCTCATCGCGACCAGCTCCTGCCCGGCATCCCCATCCACGAGAGCGTCAACCTGGCAGGCCTCGCCTCCGGGTTCGACACACTCGCTCTGCTGGCAGCACTCCGAGGCCGGCGCAACCCTGCGGACGACGACACGACCTTGCGGGTGCAGACCCCATCAGGCGGCCTGCACGTCTGGTACCGGACACCGCCCAATGGGCCGGGTTACCGCTCCTCGGTCGGTTCCAGCCCCAAGGTCGCTCTCGCCTGGCAGGTCGATGTCCGCTCCACCGGCGGTTACATCGTCACCCCTGCCACGCGCACGCCCGCGGGGACGTACACCCCCCTAGGTCCGGCACGGCTGCCCGCGGTTCTTCCCGACTGGCTCGCGGCTGAGCTCCAGCGCACCGGCCATACCGTGCGCACGGAACCGGTTCACGTCCCGATGCCACGCCCAGGATCGACGCGAGCAGCCGGTCGGCAACGCGCCAACCGGCTCCTGGAGCCGCTGCTGGCCCAAGTGGAAGCCTGTGCGGCCGCCCCCGAGGGAACCGCCTTCACCGAAAAGCTGAACCGCGCCGCCTACACCGCCGGTGGCCTCGTCGCTTCCGGCCATCTGACCGAGACGCAGGCCCGCGACCTGCTCATCACAGCGGCCGACGCCGCCCGCCCGAACCGCAGCCGACACAGCCTCACCGTCATCGCCTCTGCCCTGTCCGCCGGCGCAGCCCGGCCGCTTCACCTAAAGGGACGCCCATGA
- a CDS encoding NADP-dependent oxidoreductase: MKKVSFAEFGGPDVLQLIDAEEPHAGPGQVRIAVRAAGVNPVDWRVREGQILKAHPIELPAGVGQDAAGVVDEIGEGVEGVEVGDHVFGEGFSTYAESAVLAAWARMPEGLTFEEAAGYPSVVETALRIIREVGVQRGQTLLVSGASGGVGSAVLQIARDRGITVIGTAGMANQAYLRSLGALATTYGEGWVERVRRLGDVDAALDLAGSGVIRELVELTGDPQKVVSIADLDAPESGVRFSGVAGSVPDALVEAAGLISRGKLHIPVEKSYALAEAAAAHADSQAGHTRGRRVVVV, encoded by the coding sequence ATGAAGAAAGTGAGCTTCGCCGAGTTCGGCGGCCCGGATGTTCTGCAACTCATAGATGCCGAGGAGCCCCACGCGGGCCCCGGCCAGGTACGCATCGCCGTGCGGGCGGCAGGCGTGAACCCCGTCGACTGGAGGGTCCGTGAAGGTCAGATCCTGAAGGCCCATCCGATCGAGTTGCCCGCCGGGGTCGGGCAGGACGCCGCCGGGGTGGTGGATGAGATCGGGGAGGGCGTCGAAGGTGTCGAGGTCGGCGACCACGTGTTCGGCGAAGGTTTCAGCACCTATGCCGAGTCCGCTGTGCTGGCAGCCTGGGCCCGTATGCCTGAGGGCCTGACGTTCGAAGAGGCCGCCGGGTACCCCTCGGTGGTGGAGACCGCGCTGCGCATCATCCGCGAGGTCGGTGTGCAGCGCGGACAGACACTGCTGGTCAGCGGCGCGTCGGGGGGAGTCGGATCGGCGGTGCTGCAGATCGCCCGCGACCGCGGCATTACGGTGATCGGCACCGCGGGGATGGCGAATCAGGCGTACCTGCGGAGCCTGGGTGCCCTCGCCACGACGTATGGCGAGGGCTGGGTCGAGCGGGTGCGTCGGCTCGGGGATGTCGACGCGGCGCTCGATCTGGCCGGTTCGGGCGTGATTCGCGAGCTCGTCGAGCTGACCGGAGACCCGCAGAAGGTGGTCTCCATCGCCGATCTCGATGCGCCGGAGTCCGGTGTCCGGTTCTCGGGCGTGGCCGGGAGCGTGCCGGATGCGCTTGTCGAGGCCGCCGGTCTCATCTCGCGGGGAAAGCTCCACATCCCGGTCGAGAAGTCGTACGCGCTCGCCGAGGCCGCGGCTGCGCACGCCGACAGCCAGGCCGGTCACACGCGCGGCCGTCGGGTCGTGGTCGTCTGA
- a CDS encoding phage/plasmid primase, P4 family, whose product MSSADIPRFDATAAAQQMLALEVQADQPSLPAQQITTAVQGPPSPTGQLPGLLTDRGNAKLFAMMFGEQFRHVEGLGWYHWDQYRWKRTGGEKAAVWAAGDLAEQMPATDPTGQFTNRDLASHRRRSMSTPGIKAMLTQAKASPALALDPDVLDGDPYALCTPAGVVDLHTGNLHKPDPEADMHSRATSVAPEVMPTPRWHRFLHDTFGEDAKGEETIHFLHLLLGYSVTGDVGAQVLPFLYGTGANGKSVLLDVMTQILGDYAQAAPPGFLMEKGKFSEHSTELTELHGRRIVVCSELKPNDKFDESRVKLLTGGDRIMARRMRQDFFSFNPTHKLWLLGNHRPEVGTGGHAFWRRIRLIPFERVVPASRKIDNLAKELVQSEGPGILQWLIEGAKRYLDTRDPLAGPATVRSATAAYATTEDHIGRFLAECCTTDHPDRTTGDLRVEQGLLYTTYSSWCSAGEGIRPATARAFATRVRQELSLASPADMMKSSGKKYYPGLGLLTDDEPHNDHD is encoded by the coding sequence ATGAGCAGCGCCGACATCCCACGCTTCGACGCCACTGCCGCGGCGCAACAGATGCTCGCTCTCGAAGTCCAGGCGGACCAGCCCAGCCTGCCCGCTCAGCAGATCACCACCGCTGTGCAGGGGCCGCCTTCGCCGACGGGGCAACTTCCCGGACTGCTCACCGATCGCGGCAACGCCAAACTGTTCGCGATGATGTTCGGTGAACAGTTCCGTCATGTCGAGGGCCTGGGCTGGTACCACTGGGATCAGTACAGATGGAAGCGGACCGGCGGCGAAAAGGCAGCCGTCTGGGCAGCCGGTGACCTGGCCGAGCAGATGCCCGCGACCGACCCGACCGGCCAGTTCACCAACCGCGATCTGGCGTCCCACCGGCGGCGTTCCATGTCGACCCCCGGTATCAAGGCCATGCTCACTCAGGCCAAGGCCTCGCCTGCACTGGCCCTGGACCCTGATGTCCTGGACGGAGACCCGTACGCCCTGTGCACTCCCGCAGGCGTCGTCGACCTCCACACCGGCAACCTTCACAAGCCCGACCCCGAAGCGGACATGCACTCCCGTGCCACCAGTGTCGCTCCCGAAGTGATGCCCACGCCCCGGTGGCACCGCTTCCTCCACGACACCTTCGGCGAGGACGCCAAGGGCGAGGAGACCATCCACTTCCTCCACCTGCTCCTCGGCTACTCCGTCACCGGGGACGTCGGCGCCCAGGTCCTGCCCTTCCTGTACGGGACAGGAGCCAACGGCAAGTCCGTCCTGCTGGACGTCATGACGCAGATCCTCGGTGACTACGCCCAGGCCGCCCCGCCCGGCTTCCTCATGGAAAAGGGCAAGTTCTCCGAGCACTCCACCGAGCTCACCGAACTCCACGGCCGGCGCATCGTCGTCTGCTCCGAACTCAAGCCGAACGACAAGTTCGACGAATCCCGGGTCAAGCTCCTCACGGGTGGGGACCGCATCATGGCCCGCCGCATGCGCCAGGACTTCTTCAGCTTCAACCCCACCCACAAACTCTGGCTGCTCGGCAACCACCGCCCCGAAGTCGGTACCGGCGGCCACGCCTTCTGGCGGCGGATCCGGTTGATCCCCTTCGAACGTGTGGTCCCCGCCTCCCGCAAGATTGACAACCTTGCCAAGGAACTCGTGCAGAGCGAAGGCCCCGGCATCCTGCAGTGGCTCATCGAAGGCGCCAAGCGCTACCTCGACACCCGCGACCCGCTGGCCGGACCGGCCACCGTCCGCAGCGCCACCGCTGCCTACGCCACCACCGAAGACCACATCGGCCGCTTCCTCGCCGAGTGCTGCACCACCGATCACCCCGACCGCACGACGGGCGACCTCCGCGTCGAACAAGGCCTGCTGTACACGACCTACAGCAGTTGGTGCAGCGCCGGCGAAGGAATCCGCCCCGCAACCGCCCGTGCCTTCGCCACCCGCGTCCGCCAGGAACTCTCCCTGGCCTCACCTGCCGACATGATGAAATCCAGCGGCAAAAAGTACTACCCCGGCCTCGGACTGCTCACCGACGATGAACCCCACAACGACCATGACTGA
- a CDS encoding fic family toxin-antitoxin system, toxin component: MELHIDTPWILQVAEIAGTGDPAPDDYGVPFAAVARHRAESFDQPIYDGPYAKAAALVHTLGRCRWLERSNMAVAAATGVMYLEATGIAVKPTRHHATALRDLLLDAGCTAPKIAALLRTWPTVS, translated from the coding sequence ATGGAACTGCATATCGACACTCCCTGGATCCTGCAGGTCGCCGAGATCGCAGGAACAGGCGACCCTGCGCCTGACGACTACGGCGTGCCTTTCGCCGCCGTCGCCCGCCATCGCGCCGAATCCTTCGACCAGCCCATCTACGACGGCCCCTACGCCAAAGCCGCCGCCCTCGTGCACACCCTGGGCCGCTGCCGATGGCTGGAACGCTCCAACATGGCCGTCGCCGCCGCCACCGGCGTCATGTACCTGGAAGCCACGGGCATCGCCGTCAAACCGACCCGCCACCACGCCACAGCCCTGCGGGACCTCCTCCTCGACGCCGGCTGCACCGCCCCCAAAATCGCCGCGCTGCTCCGCACCTGGCCCACCGTCAGCTGA
- a CDS encoding ABC transporter ATP-binding protein codes for MDMEVTAWHSLHSAMSAQQDRRPFSRATLRRIATFASRHHRQLYRFLLLSVVTALLAVATPVLAGRVVDAIVQGRESGTVSRLAWLIAAIAVAEAGLGLLTRRLSATLGEGLILDLRTAVFDHVQRMPVAFFTRTRTGALVSRLNNDVIGAQRAFSNTLSGVVSNVVTLLLTLAVMLSISWQVTLLALVLLPVFVVPARRMGTRMAALQREAAHHNAAMGTQMTERFSAPGATLIKLFGRPDEESAAFAARASRVRDIGVRTAMAQSTFVTALTLVSALALALVYGLGGHYALRGTLDPGAVVSLALLLTRLYAPLTSLAGARVEVMSALVSFERVFEILDLKPLIVEKPDAHRVPDGPVSVEFDKVSFAYPTAEKVSLASLEDTATLDSRGGTEVLHEVSFRAEPGRMVALVGSSGAGKSTIAQLLPRLYDADSGSVRLNGVDVRDLSAESIRETLGMVTQDGHLFHESVRANLLLARPDATEDDIWDALRRSRLDGLVASLSDGLDTVVGERGYRLSGGERQRLTIARLLLARQRVVILDEATAHLDSTSEAAVQEALGEALEGRTAVVIAHRLSTVRAADLILVVENGRVVQRGTHTELLAAAGRYQELYRTQFENPQAQEVRPVG; via the coding sequence ATGGACATGGAAGTCACCGCATGGCACTCGCTGCACAGTGCGATGAGTGCCCAACAGGACCGGAGACCCTTCTCCCGGGCCACTCTGCGCCGTATCGCCACGTTCGCCAGCCGGCACCACCGGCAGCTGTACCGTTTTCTCCTGCTCAGTGTCGTCACCGCTCTGCTCGCGGTGGCCACTCCGGTACTCGCAGGCCGCGTCGTCGACGCGATCGTTCAAGGCCGGGAGAGCGGCACGGTCTCCCGCCTCGCCTGGCTCATCGCCGCGATCGCGGTCGCTGAGGCCGGACTTGGACTGCTCACCCGCCGGCTCTCGGCCACCCTCGGCGAGGGGCTGATCCTCGATCTCCGCACGGCGGTCTTCGACCACGTGCAGCGGATGCCGGTCGCCTTCTTCACCCGCACCCGCACGGGCGCACTCGTCAGCCGGCTCAACAACGACGTCATCGGAGCTCAACGGGCCTTCAGCAACACCCTCTCCGGCGTCGTCTCCAATGTCGTCACGCTCCTGCTGACCCTCGCCGTGATGCTCAGCATCTCCTGGCAGGTCACCCTGCTCGCTCTGGTGCTGCTGCCGGTGTTCGTCGTCCCCGCCCGCCGGATGGGCACCCGGATGGCGGCGCTGCAGCGCGAAGCCGCCCATCACAACGCCGCCATGGGTACGCAGATGACCGAACGCTTCTCCGCCCCGGGCGCGACTCTCATCAAGCTCTTCGGGCGTCCCGACGAGGAGTCCGCCGCGTTCGCCGCCCGCGCGAGCCGGGTACGCGACATCGGTGTTCGTACCGCCATGGCCCAGTCGACGTTCGTCACCGCTCTCACACTGGTGTCGGCCCTGGCACTGGCCCTGGTCTACGGACTCGGCGGCCACTACGCCCTGCGCGGCACGCTCGACCCGGGGGCTGTCGTATCCCTCGCCCTGCTGCTGACCCGCCTCTACGCCCCGCTGACCTCGCTGGCCGGCGCCCGGGTCGAGGTGATGAGCGCTCTGGTGAGCTTCGAGCGGGTCTTCGAGATTCTCGATCTGAAGCCACTGATCGTCGAGAAGCCGGACGCCCACCGGGTGCCGGACGGACCGGTGTCCGTGGAGTTCGACAAGGTCTCCTTCGCCTACCCCACCGCCGAGAAGGTCTCACTGGCCTCCCTCGAAGATACGGCGACCCTCGATTCCCGTGGCGGTACCGAGGTCCTGCACGAGGTCTCCTTCCGTGCCGAACCGGGCCGGATGGTCGCACTCGTCGGCTCTTCGGGAGCGGGCAAGTCCACGATCGCGCAGCTCCTGCCGCGGCTGTACGACGCCGACTCCGGTTCCGTACGGCTCAACGGCGTCGACGTACGCGACCTGAGCGCCGAATCGATCCGCGAGACCCTGGGGATGGTCACACAGGACGGGCACCTCTTCCACGAATCCGTCAGGGCGAACCTGCTCCTCGCCCGGCCCGACGCCACCGAGGACGACATCTGGGACGCCCTGCGCCGCTCCCGCCTCGACGGGCTGGTGGCCTCGTTGTCCGACGGCCTAGACACCGTCGTGGGTGAACGCGGATACCGGCTCTCCGGTGGTGAACGTCAACGGCTCACCATTGCAAGGCTGTTGCTGGCCCGCCAGCGCGTGGTCATCCTCGACGAGGCCACGGCCCACCTGGACTCCACTTCCGAGGCCGCCGTCCAGGAGGCCCTGGGTGAGGCACTTGAGGGCCGTACCGCGGTGGTGATCGCCCACCGGCTCTCGACCGTACGGGCCGCCGACCTGATCCTGGTCGTCGAGAACGGCCGGGTCGTCCAGCGCGGAACCCACACCGAACTGCTGGCAGCCGCAGGCCGCTACCAGGAGCTGTACCGAACCCAGTTCGAGAACCCGCAGGCGCAGGAGGTGCGCCCGGTCGGCTGA
- a CDS encoding DUF1990 domain-containing protein: MDGFTYAQIGASREGHCPEGFRPLRVSTRLGTEEDIVRTAGAYLLSWQMHRAVGVSIETQAPTAVVGAEVVVGLGIGPWRVRAPCRVAWTVQNARQVGFGYGTLPGHPECGEEAFVVERLADGAAWLTVSAFSRPDAWWTRAAGPLVPAFQRGYARRCGHVLRKLAAQPRVDTDTNR, encoded by the coding sequence GTGGACGGATTCACCTATGCGCAGATAGGCGCGAGCCGCGAAGGACACTGTCCCGAAGGGTTCAGACCGTTGCGGGTGAGTACCCGGCTGGGCACGGAAGAAGACATCGTTCGGACCGCCGGCGCATACCTGCTGAGCTGGCAGATGCACCGGGCCGTAGGCGTGTCCATCGAGACGCAGGCTCCGACAGCGGTTGTCGGTGCAGAAGTTGTCGTGGGGCTGGGCATAGGCCCGTGGCGGGTTCGGGCGCCATGCCGCGTGGCGTGGACCGTGCAGAACGCGCGGCAGGTGGGGTTCGGGTACGGCACCCTGCCGGGGCATCCCGAGTGTGGTGAAGAAGCGTTCGTTGTCGAGAGGCTGGCTGACGGCGCCGCGTGGCTGACCGTCTCTGCCTTCAGCCGTCCTGACGCTTGGTGGACCCGCGCGGCCGGCCCTCTGGTTCCCGCCTTTCAGCGGGGGTACGCGCGCCGGTGCGGGCACGTACTGAGGAAACTGGCTGCGCAGCCGCGAGTGGACACCGATACGAACCGGTAA
- a CDS encoding ParA family protein — MARITAFINRKGGVGKSTLTVNTAATTAEVLGQSPADDPDYVVAISSDPQGSATWWSEQVGDELPFSFVQTKTRKDLGFFPELKKSKKIKHAFIDTPGWMDLPEDDLEQAGDPFGKSAAADAMRAVLSVADDIIVPIEPEPLGFMPTRDTIEQVVKPLGKPYWVVINNWDPRDGKADLDDTEAYVLGNGWNLAKTVVRHYKIHTRAAVEGLVVTRYKKNRVAMEAREDFYKLALEIGAGRKGR; from the coding sequence GACCCTGACCGTCAACACAGCAGCCACCACTGCTGAGGTGCTGGGGCAGTCCCCAGCCGACGATCCCGACTACGTCGTCGCGATCTCCAGCGACCCTCAGGGATCGGCAACGTGGTGGTCGGAACAAGTCGGCGACGAACTCCCCTTCTCCTTCGTGCAGACCAAGACGCGCAAGGACCTCGGCTTCTTCCCTGAGCTCAAGAAGTCCAAGAAGATCAAGCACGCCTTCATCGACACCCCCGGCTGGATGGATCTGCCCGAGGACGATCTCGAGCAAGCCGGGGACCCCTTCGGCAAGAGTGCTGCCGCAGACGCGATGCGGGCCGTCCTTTCCGTCGCTGACGACATCATCGTCCCGATCGAGCCGGAACCGCTCGGCTTCATGCCGACCCGGGACACCATCGAGCAAGTCGTGAAGCCCCTCGGCAAGCCGTACTGGGTCGTCATCAACAACTGGGACCCCCGAGACGGCAAAGCGGACCTGGACGACACCGAGGCATACGTCCTCGGCAATGGGTGGAACCTCGCCAAGACCGTGGTCCGCCACTACAAAATCCATACGCGTGCGGCGGTCGAAGGACTCGTTGTCACCCGTTACAAGAAGAACCGCGTCGCGATGGAAGCCCGCGAGGACTTCTACAAGCTGGCTCTGGAGATCGGTGCTGGAAGGAAGGGCCGCTGA
- a CDS encoding DUF6009 family protein, producing the protein MSSLLNESDLRHENAVVWLEDPDDLDYVRQALDKTPRRRGKPRYERDGRMIGYTELDTHAESDPDSGLHLRRVFFLLPHDRDTNPDGPYHEGAPGEAVDPATIQPRRVGDKTPRSQRGPAAIAATS; encoded by the coding sequence ATGAGCTCGCTGCTGAACGAGAGCGACCTCCGCCACGAGAACGCCGTGGTATGGCTGGAGGACCCCGACGATCTCGACTACGTACGTCAGGCCCTCGACAAAACTCCCCGCCGCCGAGGCAAGCCCCGCTACGAACGGGACGGCCGCATGATCGGCTACACCGAGCTCGACACCCATGCCGAGTCCGACCCCGACAGCGGACTCCATCTCCGCCGGGTCTTCTTCCTCCTCCCGCACGATCGCGACACCAATCCGGACGGCCCTTACCACGAAGGCGCCCCCGGTGAAGCCGTCGATCCCGCCACCATTCAGCCCCGCCGCGTCGGTGACAAAACCCCCCGCTCCCAACGCGGTCCCGCCGCGATAGCAGCCACCAGCTGA
- a CDS encoding MFS transporter: MDLRLSTAQGRWVILTTVLGSSMALLDSTVVNVALPRIGDDLHAPLGSLQWITNAYTVTLAGLILLGGSLGDRYGRRRVFVIGVVWFACGSLLCGLAPTTEVLISARALQGIGGALLTPGSLAIIQASFHPAERSKAVGMWSGLGGIGSAIGPFVGGWLVDGPGWRWVFLINLPLAALCVPVALRHVPETKDPRHHGRFDVGGALLGALALALLAYSLIAENGWAGGLGVVGAVSFVLVEKRRPDPMLPLSIFSSRLFSMVNIVTLCVYAALGGFFFLGTLQLQVVSGYSPLAAGTALLPTTVLLLLFSARSGQLADRIGPRAPLTVGPLLCAGGLLLMLRVGRHAFYPTDVLPALVMLGAGLVTLIAPLTSTVLSSVETARAGLASGVNNAAARAAGLIAVAALPFLTGMGPQAYHSATAFDRSFNKAMPICAGIMIAGALVAFLTVRRPAPADLAQVRAEPECRMSCGLSAPPLEQVTADTPPERRHAGS; encoded by the coding sequence ATGGATCTCCGTCTGTCCACGGCCCAGGGCCGCTGGGTCATCCTCACGACCGTGCTCGGTTCCAGTATGGCGCTGCTGGACTCCACCGTCGTCAACGTCGCGTTGCCGCGCATCGGTGACGATCTGCACGCCCCACTGGGTTCCCTGCAGTGGATCACCAACGCCTACACGGTCACGCTGGCCGGGCTGATTCTCCTCGGTGGCTCGCTCGGCGACCGGTACGGACGCCGCAGGGTGTTCGTCATCGGGGTGGTCTGGTTCGCATGCGGTTCGCTGTTGTGCGGTCTCGCGCCGACTACGGAGGTGCTGATCTCCGCGCGTGCCCTGCAGGGCATCGGCGGCGCGCTGCTGACTCCGGGCTCCCTCGCCATCATCCAGGCCAGCTTTCATCCTGCCGAACGCTCGAAGGCCGTCGGCATGTGGTCGGGTCTCGGCGGCATCGGATCGGCGATCGGCCCGTTCGTCGGCGGCTGGCTGGTCGATGGGCCGGGCTGGCGCTGGGTGTTCCTGATCAATCTTCCGCTCGCGGCGCTGTGCGTACCGGTCGCGCTGCGACACGTGCCGGAGACGAAGGACCCGCGGCATCACGGCAGGTTCGACGTGGGAGGGGCCCTGCTCGGCGCGCTCGCGCTGGCACTCCTGGCCTACTCGCTCATCGCGGAGAACGGGTGGGCCGGGGGGCTCGGCGTCGTGGGCGCGGTGTCGTTCGTGCTGGTGGAGAAGCGGCGACCGGACCCGATGCTGCCGCTGTCGATCTTCTCCTCCCGCCTGTTCTCCATGGTCAACATCGTGACCCTGTGCGTGTACGCGGCTCTGGGCGGCTTCTTCTTCCTCGGCACACTGCAACTTCAGGTCGTGTCCGGCTACTCGCCACTGGCGGCCGGCACGGCCCTGCTGCCGACGACGGTGCTCCTGCTGCTGTTCTCGGCGCGGTCCGGACAACTCGCGGACCGGATCGGCCCGCGGGCCCCGCTGACCGTGGGGCCTCTGCTGTGCGCGGGGGGCCTGCTCCTGATGCTGAGGGTCGGCCGCCACGCCTTCTATCCGACGGACGTGCTCCCCGCGCTGGTGATGCTCGGCGCGGGCCTGGTCACGCTCATCGCCCCGCTGACCTCGACGGTGCTCTCCTCCGTGGAGACCGCCCGCGCGGGCCTCGCGAGTGGCGTGAACAACGCGGCGGCCCGCGCGGCCGGCCTGATCGCGGTCGCCGCGCTGCCGTTCCTCACGGGGATGGGGCCGCAGGCGTACCACTCGGCCACCGCCTTCGACCGGTCGTTCAACAAGGCCATGCCGATCTGCGCGGGCATCATGATCGCGGGCGCGCTCGTCGCCTTCCTCACCGTCCGAAGGCCGGCTCCCGCGGACCTGGCGCAGGTACGCGCGGAGCCCGAGTGCCGCATGAGCTGCGGGCTGTCCGCGCCGCCACTGGAACAGGTCACCGCGGACACACCTCCCGAACGGCGGCACGCCGGGTCGTAG
- a CDS encoding helix-turn-helix domain-containing protein produces the protein MTTLPSGRRERKKAATRQKIADTALRLFLERGYDAVGIREVAAEADVAVTTLFSHFASKEALVFEQDEDFEQRLTQAVTGRAPHEPLIPALRRETHALVRHCTADSAAPIWCMIDESPALRRYEESMRLRHAETLATAITADPGLPQTATASRTVARFVIDAYSLAREAADPEAAVDEIFRMIEAAWEVARPSGRA, from the coding sequence ATGACCACCCTGCCGTCCGGGCGCCGTGAGCGTAAGAAAGCCGCGACCCGCCAGAAGATCGCTGACACCGCGTTGCGGCTGTTCCTGGAGCGTGGGTACGACGCGGTGGGCATTCGTGAAGTGGCCGCTGAGGCTGACGTAGCCGTCACCACGCTCTTCTCCCACTTCGCCTCCAAAGAGGCCCTGGTGTTCGAGCAGGATGAAGACTTCGAGCAACGACTCACGCAGGCAGTGACCGGCCGGGCTCCACACGAGCCGCTCATCCCTGCACTGCGCCGTGAGACCCATGCCCTGGTACGGCATTGCACGGCGGACAGCGCCGCCCCCATCTGGTGCATGATCGACGAATCACCCGCCCTGCGGAGGTACGAGGAGTCGATGAGGCTGCGCCATGCGGAAACGCTGGCAACGGCCATCACCGCCGATCCCGGACTGCCACAGACCGCAACGGCGAGCCGGACGGTCGCGAGGTTCGTGATCGACGCCTATTCACTGGCCCGTGAGGCTGCCGATCCGGAGGCCGCGGTGGACGAGATCTTCCGGATGATCGAGGCAGCCTGGGAGGTCGCACGCCCTTCTGGACGTGCATAA
- a CDS encoding ParB/RepB/Spo0J family partition protein, with protein sequence MSRRTSFTTLLNQAPATGAVSGEAEDKPALPPTTVLMHTITGNPENPRQPEDYTDDDPEFAELKETMRLVGQLQPVAAVSHDVYVRIKPEYAKAVKDAEYVVVGGNRRLAAARQLGWTRFDIRVQDRLGDEDGRLDDAVIIENIHRKKIDPIKEAEFLRRMVERHGSQDEVARRIGKSQMYVSHRLELLKLDDEVKHEIEAGSLKPSQARGLASKPAEEQRAQVAKIKESAQQPKPRKKPVQNGVLKTAQSTDDWPVDGQPQNGVLETAQHGGDSAEGGQLQNGVLKPEPDTTETHETQTAASESVPEPRQASADTGSGVRKFPYDDGKEAAFYLNRRMEDDQFFAMVDEVNQMAKMRREKAAKAS encoded by the coding sequence ATGAGCAGGCGGACGAGTTTCACCACTCTGCTGAACCAGGCCCCTGCTACCGGCGCCGTCAGTGGTGAGGCGGAGGACAAGCCGGCCCTCCCGCCGACCACCGTGCTGATGCACACGATCACAGGGAATCCTGAGAATCCGCGCCAGCCCGAGGACTACACCGACGACGACCCCGAGTTCGCTGAACTCAAGGAAACAATGCGTCTCGTCGGCCAACTTCAGCCCGTGGCCGCGGTCTCCCACGACGTGTACGTACGGATCAAGCCCGAGTACGCGAAGGCCGTAAAGGACGCGGAGTACGTCGTCGTCGGCGGCAACCGGCGGCTTGCTGCGGCCCGCCAACTCGGCTGGACCCGTTTCGACATCCGGGTGCAGGACCGTCTCGGTGACGAAGACGGACGGCTCGACGACGCGGTCATCATCGAGAACATCCACCGCAAGAAGATCGACCCGATCAAGGAAGCCGAGTTCCTGCGCCGCATGGTGGAGCGTCACGGCAGCCAGGACGAGGTCGCCCGGCGGATCGGCAAGTCCCAGATGTATGTCTCGCACCGGCTCGAACTCCTCAAGCTGGACGACGAGGTCAAGCACGAGATCGAGGCCGGGTCGCTCAAGCCGTCCCAGGCGCGGGGGCTTGCTTCGAAGCCGGCCGAAGAGCAGCGGGCACAAGTCGCCAAGATCAAGGAATCGGCCCAGCAGCCGAAGCCCCGCAAGAAGCCGGTTCAAAACGGCGTTTTGAAGACCGCCCAGAGCACCGACGACTGGCCGGTGGACGGCCAGCCTCAAAACGGCGTTTTGGAAACTGCACAGCACGGCGGTGACAGCGCGGAGGGCGGGCAGCTTCAAAACGGCGTTTTGAAGCCGGAGCCGGACACCACTGAGACGCACGAGACGCAGACAGCGGCGAGTGAGAGCGTGCCCGAGCCCCGCCAGGCCTCCGCTGACACGGGCTCCGGTGTGCGGAAGTTCCCGTACGACGACGGGAAGGAAGCCGCGTTCTATCTGAACCGGCGTATGGAGGACGACCAGTTCTTCGCGATGGTCGACGAGGTGAATCAGATGGCGAAGATGCGCCGTGAGAAGGCAGCGAAGGCCTCCTGA